In Georgenia soli, a genomic segment contains:
- a CDS encoding ATP-binding protein, with translation MRTDQLPERTPPTTDHRPDVRVARPAGRWEFTDADELPALRRAVLEAAARSVELNTDRLSGSTIHHNLALVTTELATNALKYGVEPGVVRLHRLLSGWMVDVADGRADQAPRPQLPKPGRAGGNGLLIVSMLSVRWGWYVDTNSTPRKHVWAELADS, from the coding sequence ATGCGCACCGATCAGCTGCCTGAACGCACTCCGCCGACGACGGACCACCGGCCCGACGTCCGTGTGGCGCGCCCTGCCGGACGCTGGGAGTTCACCGACGCGGACGAGCTGCCGGCGCTGCGGCGTGCCGTCCTCGAGGCTGCCGCCCGCTCGGTGGAGCTGAACACCGACCGGCTCTCGGGCTCCACGATCCACCACAACCTCGCTCTCGTGACCACCGAGCTTGCGACGAACGCGCTGAAGTACGGGGTCGAGCCCGGGGTTGTGCGCCTCCACCGCCTGCTTTCCGGGTGGATGGTCGACGTCGCCGACGGACGGGCCGACCAGGCCCCCCGGCCCCAGCTGCCCAAGCCCGGAAGGGCGGGCGGCAACGGCCTGCTCATCGTCTCGATGCTCTCGGTGCGGTGGGGCTGGTACGTCGACACCAACAGCACCCCGCGCAAGCACGTCTGGGCGGAGCTCGCGGACAGCTGA
- a CDS encoding STAS domain-containing protein has translation MSEPIGSVTVRTSPTRSRLVLAGEVDMSLAEELSAAVDNVLALAMPVDVLVRDVTFLDSSGLSKLVRLATSSISRTRLIEPPEFVRFLLEVTRMDEVLDVVEKDPGFPDDDPSPDVVGLGSQRDAV, from the coding sequence ATGAGCGAGCCGATCGGATCGGTCACCGTGCGCACGTCGCCGACCCGGTCCCGCCTGGTCCTCGCCGGTGAGGTGGACATGAGCCTCGCGGAGGAGCTCTCCGCGGCGGTCGACAACGTCCTCGCGCTGGCGATGCCCGTCGACGTCCTGGTGCGTGACGTGACGTTCCTCGACTCCAGCGGCCTGAGCAAGCTGGTCCGCCTCGCCACCAGCTCGATCTCCCGGACCCGCCTGATCGAGCCCCCCGAGTTTGTCCGCTTCCTCCTCGAGGTGACCCGCATGGACGAGGTGCTCGACGTCGTCGAGAAGGACCCCGGGTTCCCCGACGACGATCCCTCCCCCGACGTCGTCGGGCTCGGCAGCCAGCGCGACGCCGTCTGA
- a CDS encoding heme-degrading domain-containing protein, whose protein sequence is MSHPKDLHDQILAEEAELRLDGFGVDDAWALGSQMRQAAADRALPIAIGIVLGRQRVFHTALPGSSADNDDWLERKTAVVLRYGRSSLGVGEQFRVGGKDFDVASRLDPARYAAHGGVFPLVLRRGGALLGAVGVSGLPQREDHAFVVEQLRAFCAA, encoded by the coding sequence ATGAGTCATCCCAAGGACCTCCACGACCAGATCCTCGCCGAGGAGGCCGAGTTGCGGCTGGACGGGTTCGGTGTCGACGACGCCTGGGCGCTCGGGTCGCAGATGCGGCAGGCCGCCGCGGACCGCGCTCTGCCGATCGCCATCGGCATCGTCCTCGGCCGCCAGCGCGTCTTCCACACGGCACTGCCCGGCTCGTCCGCGGACAACGACGACTGGCTGGAGCGCAAGACCGCCGTCGTCCTGCGCTACGGCCGCAGCTCGCTCGGGGTGGGCGAGCAGTTCCGCGTCGGCGGCAAGGACTTCGACGTCGCCAGCCGGCTCGACCCCGCGCGCTACGCCGCGCACGGCGGCGTCTTCCCGCTCGTGCTGCGCCGGGGCGGCGCCCTCCTCGGCGCCGTCGGCGTCTCCGGCCTGCCGCAGCGTGAGGACCACGCGTTCGTCGTCGAGCAGCTGCGGGCGTTCTGCGCTGCCTGA
- a CDS encoding diacylglycerol/lipid kinase family protein, giving the protein MPGSRSLLVLANAAAGSADDAAVAAALGVLRAGAEIEVVVPDGPEDTLEAVSRAAGREIVVLGGDGSVHGCLDALVRLRLLVEAGPVSVVPLGTGNDLARGLGLPQDPEEAALVALQGVPRPMDLLRDDVGGVVVNVVHAGVGAEATAGAENVKGPLGTAGYAIGAIRAGVSATGWCMRVMVDGEVVHDGGERLLMVTVGLGPTIGGGARAVPQATIGNGMADVVLSAATGPLARAAFALQLRRGHHLRRKDVRAVRGRTVTIEAVDGDNAFRVNADGEVAGPVTSRTWEVLPHAWSCRVPAAAGLTAGR; this is encoded by the coding sequence ATGCCCGGCTCCCGATCCCTCCTCGTCCTGGCGAACGCCGCCGCCGGCTCGGCCGACGACGCCGCGGTAGCCGCCGCGCTGGGCGTGCTCCGGGCGGGCGCCGAGATCGAGGTCGTCGTGCCCGACGGGCCCGAAGACACTCTCGAGGCGGTGAGCCGTGCCGCCGGGCGGGAGATCGTCGTCCTCGGCGGCGACGGCTCCGTCCACGGCTGTCTCGACGCGCTCGTGCGCCTGCGTCTGCTCGTCGAGGCCGGCCCGGTGTCCGTGGTCCCGCTCGGCACGGGCAACGATCTCGCCCGCGGCCTCGGCCTCCCGCAGGACCCGGAGGAGGCCGCGCTCGTCGCGCTCCAGGGCGTGCCACGGCCCATGGACCTCCTTCGCGACGACGTGGGCGGCGTCGTCGTCAACGTCGTCCACGCCGGGGTCGGGGCCGAGGCGACCGCCGGCGCGGAGAACGTCAAGGGCCCGCTCGGCACCGCCGGGTACGCGATCGGCGCGATCCGGGCGGGCGTCTCGGCTACCGGCTGGTGCATGCGGGTCATGGTCGACGGCGAGGTGGTGCACGACGGCGGCGAACGGCTCCTCATGGTCACCGTCGGCCTCGGGCCGACGATCGGCGGCGGCGCCCGCGCCGTGCCGCAGGCCACCATCGGGAACGGCATGGCCGACGTCGTTCTCTCCGCGGCCACCGGACCGCTCGCCCGCGCGGCGTTCGCGCTCCAGCTGCGCCGGGGGCACCACCTGCGACGGAAGGACGTCCGGGCGGTCCGCGGCCGCACCGTCACGATCGAGGCCGTCGACGGCGACAACGCCTTCCGCGTCAACGCAGACGGCGAGGTGGCGGGCCCGGTCACGTCGCGCACCTGGGAGGTGCTGCCGCACGCGTGGAGCTGCCGGGTGCCGGCCGCGGCGGGGCTCACCGCGGGCCGCTGA
- a CDS encoding M20/M25/M40 family metallo-hydrolase, giving the protein MDADEHAGRVHRFLDDRAGDVTGMLQDWVRIPSVAGGDDGAAQVERSAVWLADALRDTGFPEVELWRADGTTAVHAQWCAAPGAPTVLVYSHHDVRAAKRQNWEVTRPFDPVLRDGRVYGRGTSDAKGQVLAHLWGVRAHLAATGADAPAVNLKLLVEGEEETGSAHLAELLAQHRDRLAADLVVFSDTLLWSADHPAVCTSMRGTMLARLEVRGTEVDVHSGDVSGAAPNAALELARLIAGLHDGEGRVAVPGFYDAVAEPDASRRAELAALPFDEADWLRRSGTGAVVGEPGYTVLERLWLRPAVEVLKVAAGDPGDTARAVIPSTASADISIRYVPDQDAATIADELERWVARTIGPGVRYELSVSEGTAQDPYVTPDVPAVQALSRAMARGFRSDGVGRMGNAGGGPAVLLGETIGAPVVFFGTGLVEDRWHDSDESVSSSVLHAGAATLACLWEELGTRAPGGPSVP; this is encoded by the coding sequence ATGGATGCCGACGAGCACGCAGGCCGGGTGCACCGCTTCCTCGACGACCGGGCGGGCGACGTGACCGGCATGCTGCAGGACTGGGTCCGCATACCGTCCGTCGCCGGCGGTGACGACGGCGCAGCACAGGTGGAACGCTCCGCCGTCTGGCTCGCCGACGCGCTCCGTGACACCGGCTTCCCCGAGGTCGAGCTGTGGCGAGCCGACGGGACCACGGCCGTGCACGCGCAGTGGTGCGCCGCCCCGGGTGCGCCGACCGTCCTCGTCTACTCGCACCACGACGTACGTGCCGCCAAGAGGCAGAACTGGGAGGTCACCCGGCCGTTCGACCCGGTGCTCAGGGACGGGCGCGTGTACGGCCGCGGGACCTCCGACGCCAAGGGGCAGGTGCTCGCGCACCTCTGGGGCGTGCGCGCCCACCTTGCCGCAACCGGTGCGGACGCCCCGGCCGTGAACCTCAAGCTGCTCGTCGAGGGCGAGGAGGAGACCGGGTCGGCCCACCTCGCGGAGCTCCTGGCGCAGCACCGCGACCGTCTGGCCGCGGACCTGGTCGTCTTCTCGGACACGCTGCTGTGGAGCGCGGACCACCCAGCCGTGTGCACCAGCATGCGCGGGACCATGCTCGCGAGGCTGGAGGTGCGGGGCACGGAGGTGGACGTCCACAGCGGGGACGTCTCGGGGGCTGCGCCCAACGCGGCCCTCGAGCTCGCTCGACTCATCGCCGGGCTGCACGACGGCGAGGGCAGGGTCGCCGTGCCGGGCTTCTACGACGCCGTCGCAGAGCCCGACGCGAGCCGCCGGGCCGAGCTGGCTGCGCTGCCGTTCGACGAGGCCGACTGGTTGAGACGGTCCGGCACGGGCGCCGTCGTCGGCGAACCGGGATACACGGTCCTGGAACGGCTGTGGCTGCGGCCGGCGGTGGAGGTCCTCAAGGTCGCGGCCGGGGATCCCGGCGACACCGCACGCGCGGTGATCCCCTCGACCGCGTCGGCGGACATCAGCATCAGGTACGTCCCCGACCAGGACGCCGCCACCATCGCCGACGAGCTCGAGAGATGGGTGGCCCGCACTATCGGCCCGGGCGTCCGCTACGAGCTCTCGGTCTCCGAGGGGACGGCGCAGGACCCGTACGTCACCCCTGACGTGCCGGCCGTCCAGGCGCTGTCCCGTGCCATGGCGCGGGGCTTCCGCAGCGACGGCGTGGGCCGGATGGGCAACGCGGGCGGCGGTCCCGCCGTCCTCCTCGGCGAGACGATCGGCGCGCCGGTCGTCTTCTTCGGCACCGGACTGGTCGAGGACCGCTGGCACGACAGCGACGAGAGCGTCTCGAGCTCGGTGCTGCACGCCGGTGCGGCGACGCTGGCGTGCCTCTGGGAGGAGCTGGGGACGCGAGCGCCTGGCGGGCCGTCGGTGCCGTAG
- a CDS encoding DUF4383 domain-containing protein, with protein sequence MSQTPTAHRTKAPYQTLALIIGVVYLLVGILGFFVTGFDNFTVHDHSQTLLGFAINPLHNIVHVIIGLAGILLWRTRNGARLYGWLLGIGYGATAVYGFLVVNNPDADILNINQADNWLHVVSALAGFAIALWPDRRDGTVAGGAGQL encoded by the coding sequence ATGTCTCAGACACCCACGGCGCATCGCACGAAAGCCCCCTACCAGACGCTGGCCCTGATCATCGGGGTCGTCTATCTGCTCGTCGGCATCCTCGGGTTCTTCGTCACGGGGTTCGACAACTTCACCGTGCACGACCACTCCCAGACCCTGCTCGGCTTCGCCATCAACCCGCTGCACAACATCGTGCACGTGATCATCGGCCTGGCCGGCATCCTGCTCTGGCGCACGCGCAACGGGGCCCGCCTGTACGGCTGGCTGCTGGGCATCGGCTACGGCGCCACGGCGGTCTACGGCTTCCTGGTGGTGAACAACCCGGACGCCGACATCCTCAACATCAACCAGGCGGACAACTGGCTGCACGTCGTCAGCGCGCTCGCGGGTTTCGCGATCGCCCTGTGGCCGGACCGCCGTGACGGCACGGTCGCCGGCGGCGCCGGCCAGCTCTGA